Proteins encoded within one genomic window of Tenrec ecaudatus isolate mTenEca1 unplaced genomic scaffold, mTenEca1.hap1 Scaffold_730, whole genome shotgun sequence:
- the LOC142436871 gene encoding thyroid transcription factor 1-associated protein 26-like, which translates to MAPVKLRAESRGLRGEALSPVEVTKRDLKQRRWRSNHPKAFSGSVREGQGFALRRKLKIQQSYKKLLWKERNFQTSRESQFTDQYPDHLKHLYLAEEERLKKQIRKVRQPLPEGQVAPPLPEDHASLDQAVSEEQCSLDHPLPEEHCSTAVNSFATLKTKRKKTSNQKAQEENSQIQAKRAAKKQEFERRKQEREEAQRLYKKKKMEVFKILSKKTKRGQPNLNLQMEYLLQNIQAGN; encoded by the coding sequence ATGGCGCCGGTGAAGCTGCGCGCCGAGAGTCGGGGTTTGCGTGGCGAAGCGCTTTCTCCAGTGGAAGTCACGAAGAGGGACTTGAAACAGAGAAGGTGGCGATCGAATCATCCGAAGGCTTTTTCGGGGAGCGTCCGCGAGGGGCAAGGCTTTGCACTTCGAAGAAAGCTAAAGATTCAGCAAAGTTACAAGAAATTGCTTTGGAAGGAAAGAAATTTTCAAACCTCACGGGAATCCCAGTTCACAGATCAATACCCAGACCACCTGAAACATCTCTATTTAGCTGAAGAAGAAAGGCTCAAGAAACAAATCAGAAAAGTTCGCCAGCCTTTGCCAGAAGGACAAGTTGCACCACCTTTGCCAGAAGATCACGCCAGCCTTGACCAGGCTGTGTCTGAGGAACAGTGCAGTCTGGACCATCCTCTGCCAGAAGAACATTGTAGCACCGCAGTAAACTCCTTTGCTACCctaaagacaaagaggaagaaaacatcCAATCAGAAAGCACAGGAAGAAAATTCACAGATCCAAGCCAAACGTGCTGCTAAGAAACAGGAATTTGAGCGGAGGAAACAGGAGCGAGAAGAAGCTCAAAGActctacaaaaagaagaaaatggaagtgTTCAAAATATTAAGCAAAAAGACTAAAAGGGGCCAACCAAATTTGAATTTACAAATGGAATATCTTCTTCAAAATATACAAGCAGGAAATTAA